ctggtgatgatcctgagtatattgccttcgtcaaggctcgtcttcgcgatcagtttcttatgactgatcttggtcctcttcgctattttcttggcattgaggtttcctccacttctgatggcttttctatctctcaggaaaagtacattcaggatcttcctgcttgtgctgctcttggggatgagcgcacggttgatagtcctatggagcttaatgttaagcttcgtcctactgatggtgatcctcttcctgatcccacccgttatcgccatcttgttgggagtcttgtttatcttgctgtcactcgtcctgatatttcttatcctgttcatattctgagtcagtttgtctcagctcctaccactgttcactatagtcatctcctccgtgttcttcgttaccttcgtggcacgatcactcgtcgccttttctttcctcgttccagctctctccagctccagtgctactcagatgctacgtgggcgagtgatcctacagatcgtcgttcactttctgcttactgtgtgtttcttggtggttcgcttgttgcttggaagacaaaGAAACAGGTagcagtttcccgttcgagtgttgaggctgagttgcgagctatggctttgttgattgctgaggtgacctggttacggtggttgcttgcagattttggggtctctgttacgacacccattCCACTTTTATCTGACAGTACATGTGCTattagtattgcacgtgatccggtcaagcatgagctgaccaagcatattggtgttgatgctttttacacacgtgctcaggtgcaggatgatgttgttgcggttcattatgtgccttcagatttgcagttggcggatttctttacgaaggcacagactcgagcgcagcatgatttcttactctccaaactcagtgttgtggatccaccatgaggcaTATTGCCCTAACAATGACAAGAGCTTTTTTACTACGGTAGGATAAACAAATACCAACCGTTCCAACCAATAAATTAGACGATTTAGATTTATGAATAATTGTTGATTGAAGCATATATTTTTAGCAAAGGGTAAACTGGGTGCATACAAAAATGGAAAAGGAAAGATCTTGCATCTATGGCAGACTAGATTGTTCATATTTGGGCAACACAACCATGTAATACAAGAATATTCCTTATACTTGCTTCCATTTGTCGACCAGACGGTATTTTATTTTACATGGTTAGGAACATCTCCACGGCAGctcccaaaaataaaaaataaaataaaacatgaAATTTAAACGAAACATGAGGATTTCATACAAATATTTaggattttaaatttgaacaaaatttaaCTAAAGTCATACACCCTAGATTTAGTAGTCGCGGCGGTCGAATGGGCTCCAGTCGAGGCCACCATTGCTGCCATCGTCGATATCATCATCCTAGAAGGAGGATGAGAAGCTGTTGGACTCGACGCTATCAATCTTGATGACTACGAGTTGTTGTCCTCCGCCGAACGCCACTTCGGAAACTCTTCGTCCGCTATCGGCACATCGTTGGCGGATTCTGCCAACACCTTATTGAGCCCCGATGAGATTTCCAGGTTTTCAAGGGTGTGTAGAGCCACCGTCTGCCAAAATTCTCTGTGAAGCGCTGCATGTTCTCCTTCTTTTGCGGCGACGGCGACAATTGGTATATGAAATTCTGATGTGGCACGATTGAACTTTAGATGGTAGCCATGTAGCTCTTTTTTCTTGAAAAATTCGTAAACCATGTTTTAAAGTTTCAAAAAGAATCTGGAAAAAATCTTAGCTAGAGATGTATCCTACAAGTGTGCAGGGTCTCAATGCAAAAATGCCTTATATACTTAGGGCTACATAACAATAACAAAAATGCAATTTATACTTTGTGTATCCCAAAATATAAAGATTTATCATTTAGATTTTACATGATAGTAGAATACATCCTTATGACATTCAGATTTTTTTCATACTCTTTTGAAACTTGTAAATTCCATTTTCGACTTTTCTAAACAAAAAGAGCTACATGGAGGTCGAGCTTCAAAGAGAGTTTCCTATGCGAAACAATGTTTTAAGCTGAAACGGGCACATCAAGAAGACACTATCTGCAAGCTAAATTTCCACAACTCCTTCGCCAACTCTCCATCTACTCCTTGCGAGCTTGGCTTGGCTATATTACAGTTGCCGAAATATCCACCAGTTATCCCCTGCACTTGAGGGTGCATCGCCACATAACATGTCGTTGCAGCACCCTGAATAAACATGGCACGATGTTCTTCTTCAGCAGTAGGAATGCCTATGTTGTAgtacaaacaaagcaaaaaaaaaacaacaATAAAGGAATAAAACCTGGAACTATGATGGTTTACTAACCTGTTCAACGCTTCTGCTTATGATTCCTCCAACGGTGTTCATCAGAGCTGCAGACGTAGCAACACAAAAACTGTTAAAACTGCACCCTTTTTTATCCAACGGTACTTGCACATTTGTTCCATGCAGCGAGACTATATCAGCTCAAGATGGTCATTTTAAATTCTCAGACTGCAAAATAGCTCTGGAGATGTGAGAGTTACCGTTGACAATAGTCCTATTCTTGAAGAGGCTTGTCGCGATGACACCGGGATGGACCGTGTTTGCTGAAATGTTCACCCCTTCTTCCTGTTCACAAATAAAAATGTCAAGTTGCCCTTCTTCAGCCATACATTTGAGTGGCAAAGAATCGCAGTACCTTGAGAATTCGGGATAACTCATTTGAGTGCAGGATGTTTGCAAGCTTGGACTGGCCATAAGCGATGAAGCTGCTGAAGCTGTAAAAAGTTCAGAAGAAGGCCAACCAGTTAACTTTTCCTAGCTTTGTGAGAGCTTGAGATGGTTCATTTAAATTAGTGTAACTGACAAAAGAGTACCCTGAAGGGTCGTGCAGTTTGTCGAAGCATATGCCTTCAGGGTAGGTCATGATATGCCCCGCGGACGATACGTTGACGATCCTTCCTTGGATGCCACTGTTCCGGCTGGCGCTCTTCATGTTCTCCAGCAAGAGGTTTGTGAGAAGGAAATGCCCTGCCATTGGAGTCAACAAGCTGCTCCGTTGTGAGAATCAATCTCATACCAACTCACAGGCCACATGAAAAGAACAAATGTACAACATGAGCAGCCATTTTGAGTAGTACCGATGTGATTCGTCGCAAAGTGCAGCTCCAGGCCGTCGCAGGAACGCGTGCAGTCCCTCGTCATGACCCCAGCGTTGTTTCTAATCGAAAATTGTAAGAATTAAGCTCCCAATATACGTAATAAGCACATGGAATATTTTTGCTCATTTTTCAATGCAAATAATGTGAATCTATTTACATGAGGATGTTGAGGGGCAGGTTCAGAGAGCCGAAATCGTCGGCGAATCTCCTCACCGAAGCCATGGAGCTGAGGTCCAGCTGCAGCACGTCCACCTCCGCCCCGCCGGGGATCTCGGCCTGGATGGCCTCCTTGGCCCTGATCCCCGCGGAGACGTCGCGGACCGCCATGACGACGCGCACGCCGCGCAGCGCCAGGACGCGCGCCGTCTCCCGTCCGATGCCGCTCGACGCACCTGCAGCGCCGAGATTGATATGGCGACAATCACTTCCAAAATTCCGGTGCTGACAATTGACCATGCGTGGAACTGTGGAAGTAGTCAAGTAGGTACCTGTGATGACGGCGACCAAGCCTCGACCGTCGGTGCCGGCGGTGACCTCTTCGGCCGTGGAGGCGCCGGCGAAGCCCGATGGGCCTTTCCGATAGAACCACCACATCGATCAGGAGGCAGTAGCAGACTAGCAGCGCAACAAGTTCTGGTTGGGTTAATGATTCGATTCGTATATCATGTATAGGATCCACATCGTGGCAAGATGCATGTGCGCTCTGCACTGTCAAGTGTCAACAGATATTCCCACAACACTACACCAGGGTGGCCCAATATATTTTTAATCCGAACGTTGCGCACGCAAGGAATTAAATTTCGAAGCGGCCACTAAGCAGtcatcagttttttttttttgtatcatTAGGAGCACCAAGAAATCCGGGCAGTTGAGCACGTTGCTTGTATTTCAGCCAGAGTACATCAAGTTGAGCATATTTGTTGGAGGACCCTCAGCCAGCAATGCTTCCTGTGTTTGAGCCATGGAAGAAGCAAGATCAACTGTTCTAGGATTATGGAGCTTGATCGCAGATCAAATCTGTGGTTTCATCCTAAGAACGGTTAGGCAGCAAAATTTTATGTACTCTCTCCGTTCCATAAATTTTGTCTGAGATTttttaaatttagatgtatctaaacaTTAAATATGGTGCAAAATAGTTATTCTACATTTATCATGTATCTTTGCAACCATAAATAATTTTTATGTCGCATAAATTTTGCCTTCCAGAAGTCGAGAAGAACATAAGAAAAAATAGACATGACGCAGAAATATCTATTTATGTGACATGCAAAAATACGATGTAAATTACGTATATTTTCTATTTTTTACACTATAATGACTCATACACGATGTTTCTTAGGTTGATTTTTTATTCTAACCCAACATAAACATAATATTTGTATACAAAACACAAATTTATAAATGTATCAATATACAATTATAGTGGGTGCCAAATAACTTTTCTACATATATAGAAATGCTATTCAATAAGTCTACGACATGTTTCATAGGATGGGGGGAGTATAAGTTCTTCAAACTTATAAACATATTCATCTACACTTCTGTTTATTGCAAGGCAAAAAAAATCTATTGTCTTAGGCTCTTAGCATATTTATCTCTATTGAATTTTGCAAAACACGTACACATAATTATGACCATGTATCTATGCTATGCAAAGCTTCATAGGTATGTAACCATAACGCAACATTTCCTTTaaaatgcataaaataaaatattgAATA
This Lolium perenne isolate Kyuss_39 chromosome 1, Kyuss_2.0, whole genome shotgun sequence DNA region includes the following protein-coding sequences:
- the LOC127308382 gene encoding short-chain dehydrogenase TIC 32, chloroplastic isoform X2, with the translated sequence MWWFYRKGPSGFAGASTAEEVTAGTDGRGLVAVITGASSGIGRETARVLALRGVRVVMAVRDVSAGIRAKEAIQAEIPGGAEVDVLQLDLSSMASKQRWGHDEGLHAFLRRPGAALCDESHRLLTPMAGHFLLTNLLLENMKSASRNSGIQGRIVNVSSAGHIMTYPEGICFDKLHDPSGFSSFIAYGQSKLANILHSNELSRILKEEGVNISANTVHPGVIATSLFKNRTIVNALMNTVGGIISRSVEQGAATTCYVAMHPQVQGITGGYFGNCNIAKPSSQGVDGELAKELWKFSLQIVSS
- the LOC127308382 gene encoding short-chain dehydrogenase TIC 32, chloroplastic isoform X1; amino-acid sequence: MWWFYRKGPSGFAGASTAEEVTAGTDGRGLVAVITGASSGIGRETARVLALRGVRVVMAVRDVSAGIRAKEAIQAEIPGGAEVDVLQLDLSSMASVRRFADDFGSLNLPLNILINNAGVMTRDCTRSCDGLELHFATNHIGHFLLTNLLLENMKSASRNSGIQGRIVNVSSAGHIMTYPEGICFDKLHDPSGFSSFIAYGQSKLANILHSNELSRILKEEGVNISANTVHPGVIATSLFKNRTIVNALMNTVGGIISRSVEQGAATTCYVAMHPQVQGITGGYFGNCNIAKPSSQGVDGELAKELWKFSLQIVSS